The following proteins come from a genomic window of Achromobacter sp. AONIH1:
- a CDS encoding DMT family transporter yields MSYSSLVLVVLAAMAHATWNLLAKRAAMVGAPFVFAYGLCASVLYAPWVVWVLLHDGMQWSWMVVGAILMSSLLHLGYSLCLQRGYQVADLSVVYPIARGTGPLLSTTGAFILLNEPAKASGIAGMLCVVIGVLLIATQGRLAIFRQAQAWVGVRWGVVIGLFIAAYTVVDAYGVKVLLISPVLFDWFTCVTRTTMMTPHMLRRRAQNWESMRGYWHLALAVGFLSPLGYILVLFALQDGAPLSLVAPAREMSMMLGTLAGMFLLREKVGIGRLLGCFSILAGVVLLGSA; encoded by the coding sequence ATGTCGTATTCGTCCCTGGTACTGGTCGTCCTGGCCGCGATGGCCCACGCAACGTGGAACCTTCTGGCCAAGCGAGCCGCCATGGTGGGCGCGCCCTTCGTCTTCGCCTACGGCCTGTGCGCCTCGGTGCTCTACGCACCCTGGGTGGTCTGGGTGCTGTTGCACGACGGCATGCAATGGTCCTGGATGGTGGTCGGCGCGATCCTGATGTCCAGCCTGTTGCACCTGGGCTACAGCTTGTGCCTGCAACGCGGCTATCAGGTGGCCGACCTGTCCGTGGTCTATCCGATTGCCCGGGGCACCGGCCCGCTGCTCTCGACCACCGGCGCGTTCATCCTGTTGAATGAACCCGCCAAGGCCAGCGGCATCGCCGGCATGCTGTGCGTGGTGATCGGCGTGTTGCTCATCGCCACGCAAGGCCGGCTGGCCATCTTCCGCCAGGCCCAGGCCTGGGTTGGCGTGCGCTGGGGCGTGGTGATCGGCCTGTTCATCGCCGCCTATACCGTGGTCGACGCCTACGGCGTGAAAGTGCTGCTGATCAGCCCGGTGCTGTTCGACTGGTTCACCTGTGTCACGCGCACCACCATGATGACGCCACACATGCTGCGTCGCCGGGCCCAGAACTGGGAATCGATGCGCGGCTATTGGCACCTGGCGCTGGCCGTGGGCTTCCTGTCGCCGCTAGGCTACATCCTGGTGTTGTTCGCGCTGCAGGACGGCGCGCCGCTGAGCCTGGTGGCGCCGGCCCGGGAAATGTCGATGATGCTGGGCACCCTGGCCGGCATGTTCCTGCTGCGCGAGAAGGTCGGCATCGGCCGGCTGCTGGGCTGCTTCTCCATTCTGGCGGGCGTTGTCCTGCTGGGTTCAGCCTGA